ggcCTGTCCTTTTTCGCTGTACTGCTGCActgatgcaataagttaaaatgagaaaaaatatatttatcttactcTAACCTGTTGCAGCAGTACAGTGAAAAAGAACGAGCCACTTGTATTGCATTTGTATCGCAAAAAAGTAATCATTTGCTTTACTTATTTGTAGGACAAAGTAAACCGACGAGTGATAATGGATATCCTTTTGGATCACACTAGATTGCATTCTCAGAGCCAATTCACTTTTCTCACACCTCTAGACACGTCGCATATTCTTGCCGAAGATTACGTTACAATTCATCAGTAAGTAAAGTTCTTatctagaaaatattaattaaattttatttctgtttaaattaatgagatttttaaatattataaaacatgtaATTACCAACTTAACAAGGGATATTGCAttacaatgttttaaattaacttttttttagattacaagcACCAGAGAGAAGAGGCCTGAGTCAGTGATTGTTCGAATTTTccccttcttttttttgtttaatggtttaataatattacgctcatgtgtgtatatgtgtattttaagtttaagCGCAATGTACGAAACTTATTTCCTAATGATAgacgaaaataatttatctgttGTGTATTGTTGAAAGGGAAAAAcccttaaatatttatatctcacGTTTAAGGCactaattacaaatttattttgtgtagtCTGCTTTACATAAACGCGACGAAAgaatatatgtttttgtacACGCCATAGTTATTTCCtaggaattaaaattattgattgcTTATTCGATTTATACGATATtccgagtttttttttcttttttttaaatcgaaacTGTAAAAGTGCCTTAATATAGAGTACCGTGTAGAAAATGTGatacattttctctttttataataaaaatgttattaaactaATCGCAGCATGTTTTGATAATCCGTCTGAATTTCAAGTTCGATTCCTTTCCAGGTTCCCATCTCTCCAGCCTTATTTAGGTGCGCGATGGAATTATATCCGGATAAGCTAATCTGAGGATTCCAGAGGACTTCTCTCCGGGTTTGATTCATTACCAAAACAGGCAGGATATCCCGAGTAGCCAGAGGTAGGCGAGACACGGTTGTATCAAGATATCGCACGTCGCGGAGACCACGCCAGACCGGTAAGTGGATCAAGGTTCGCGCGGCATTGCACGAATCTGGTTCGGCCGGAGTTCCCGGCTATAACGCAACACACCTTTACGCATTACGCGCGTATTACATGCGATGCGCGCGTGAGTCGACTGGCCCGGTCGTCCGACGCCCGGTGCGTGTGTTGGCCAGCCGGACGACGAGGCGTGGTAACCGACGTTACGTAATCCGCGTGCTGGCACTTCGGTCGGAGAAAGTGCCCGGCGAGCGCTTGTGAATCGGTAATGCGGTAATGTGACGGAAAGGCGGGATAACACCGGTGGGCACGCGGTAGGCAGGTAGTACCTGACCTAATTTCGCTAATTGGGCCTGGTCGAATTCGAAGCGTTTCCTCGACGACTTTCGCGTTCGACTCTTTACCCGCCCTTTTAGCAAATTGGATAACGTATTACGTTACGTTTATGGTGATTACACAGTGTTTAAAATTTCGAGCGTATACGTCGAATTACGTAATTTCATGGCATGTCATTCGTAAGAACAGCattcgattttaatttaaaactgtcGAATGACGCGGTTTTTATATTCGAGTTCGATTGCCGCGCGTATATACAAATCAGTTTGATAAGAAGGAGGCATTGTGACTCTTCGTGTTTTTCAACAGGTCTAAACTCGCAATAACGATGATAATTAGGAAGAAGCAATAATTACGAATAAAAAACGAGTCGGTGAAAAAAGTTATGATTATTCAAACATTCAGGACACAAAACGTTCCAGGTCTTATTCTAAATGATTGAAAAATTGTACACACAGCGAGAGAAAGATGGCGAAGAAAGCGGAAGATACTTTTCTCCCATCAGtgaaaaaatgaattatatattaaagatataaatgctATTTCTAAGAAACGCTGCTACTAATTCTGCAATTTAAATCTCTCTCTAGGTTTTTCTCAAGAGTCCAAGTCTTAATTACTGAAGACGAAGATACAATTGAAGATAGGCGTAGATAATCCCATACGACTTATATACTTGCTACGAGATTTATTCGTTAAGTATCATTCCTAAGTGGTGGTCAGGTCACACAGTTCAGTGGAGGTAGGCAGCGGGGGCGGCGTAGGAGAAGGCAGCGGGGGCGGCGACCTTGGCTAACTGCGCGGCGTAAGCGATGGGTGCAGCCGGTGCGGCATAGGCGATGGGAGCGTGGGCGATGGGGGCGGCGAACTTGGCGATCGGGGCGGCAGCGTAGGCCAGAGGGGCGGCGTGTGCCACAGGAGCGGCGATCTTGGCGACCGGGGCGGCGGCGTAGGCGAGGGGTGCGGGCGCGACGGGAGCGACGGCTttgacggcgacggcggcgggtTCTTTGCGCACCACGGCGTTGAATCCGTTGACCGGGTCGGCGGTGTAGTCGACGATGCGCCTGGTGCCGTCGGCCTCCAAGAGGGAGTAGCTACCCTGAACGAGGTCGCCGTCGCGGGTCTCCTGCTGGCTCTTGGCGTCGCCGGTCAGGCTGTCGTGCACGTCGTAGGCATAGCTGTACTGTGGATGCGGGTCGAAGTCGGCGTCGACGGCCTTAGCTACTACGGCCTTGGCGAGGGGGGCGGCGACGACCGCGGGGGCCGCGGCGTAGGCCAGGGGGGCGGCGGGCGCGATTACACCGGCGTTGGCGGCGGCGATCAGGACGGCGAAAGCGACAAACTGGGGAAAAAGATAGTGATAAATTGAAGAGattgcatataataaaaaaaatatatagaaatatagaaTAAGAGTTTGTACAATAGTGCACAactaaagagaaaaatgttaactgatcaaagttttaaaaatttaaacccCCACTTATGATAAAATGAAGATTACttgttaataaagttttagttcaaatttcaGTACGATGCGAACGATAATTAGCCCGATGCAAAGGCACGAAAAAACGACTCGCGAACAAAGCGTGAAAGTTGTTGCGGAATTTACCAGGAAACATGCCACGTTAAACGCTTCACTTTTAGTCCCGCAAATATCGTTAACGTTGCTCCTTAATCTTGGTCTGCCTTAATGGAGTGATATCGCAGGAAAGGCGATACTACGCGCGCGCACCGTTCCATTTTTATTCTCTATAATCGTAATGCGTAAATTATGCAGAACCCAAAATCCCGGATCAACAAAACCGTCACGAGGAACTTTATCGGCAAGGATTATCAAGGATTATCGGCCGAACGTAATGTTCCCGGCGCGGACTCTAAAGGACGTGATACCTTGAAGGCCATTGTTGCTCGGGTGATAGACAGTTCGCTCGATCTTGCGAGTCTGATGCGAATGATACCAATGGATGGATGGTTTTCGGCTTTTATATCACTCTGCCCGGGGCCCGGGAGGCCCACAACGCACCACACCACATTGCTGCCGCCGTGCACTTACACATATCAGGTCGTACCCGTTCACTGATGTAACTCGGTGACGGTATGTACCTTCGACGGCCAACCGATTCGCGGTCGCGAAGAGCGCAAAATTGAGCAAGAAATCGGACCACGCCCAATGAGAGCGACGAGTTCGGGACCGAATCCCCCTGCTCTTGCATCTCGAAGAGCCAACGAACAccggtcgtcgtcgtcgtcgtcgtcggggaCTAGGCCACGTCCTTGCCACAAGTTACCTGATCCTCCTCTCCGCTCCATCCGCCTGCTCCATCGAGGGTTATTACGGAGGCATTTATTCTCTTTCActctttatcaaaattttttcttccttttttcttctcacGCAAGATTGCCTTTGTGAACTTGATGAACTTTGTCGGTGGATCACCAATTTGCCGATTCGTTAATTTGCATTGTAGAACAGAGTGATGTAGATTAATGTAATGATAATGGAGAAGTAATTGTATATGAAAATGATATACTCGTGCGCGCACTGATACTGATTATCTGTTCATGGTCGTTAAGACCTtgtaatacttatatatttcttatatttcaaGACTTTCCAAGCAGCCAAAAAAggcatatttaaatttatttatttttcattttcaagGATTGTACGTTCTCATGCCTGAAACGAAATTCTCCCAGCAGCCATGCAGTAATATCAATTTTCGGACCCGATAATTTTTAAGCTTTTAAGCATGACTTTTAATTACGTAAATGTACGAATATGATCAAATCTcacttttttatatcattctGGAGTCTAGTGTCATTATTCTTTCTACTCATAATGTGTCTACTcataataaatagtttaaCTTTCTTTTCTCCTCTTCATGGAGACTCTCTTTATAAAGTCTATCAAGATTTGCTGTATAGACTTCTTGTCTGTAGACTTTCTTTGAACTTATTTGCCGTATTATTCTCCTTATACTTTTCTGAACTTATCTTTGATCGGTGACTTTAATGCCGCGCGTTTCTTAAGGGAGTTCCTCTGCTCAAGCCCGGCACAGCAAGTGATACAGGggtttaaataatgaaaaatattcaaatgaccattttgttgcctactttttttgttgtatatggtctaaagttaata
This DNA window, taken from Monomorium pharaonis isolate MP-MQ-018 chromosome 6, ASM1337386v2, whole genome shotgun sequence, encodes the following:
- the LOC105838221 gene encoding larval cuticle protein A3A-like, whose protein sequence is MAFKFVAFAVLIAAANAGVIAPAAPLAYAAAPAVVAAPLAKAVVAKAVDADFDPHPQYSYAYDVHDSLTGDAKSQQETRDGDLVQGSYSLLEADGTRRIVDYTADPVNGFNAVVRKEPAAVAVKAVAPVAPAPLAYAAAPVAKIAAPVAHAAPLAYAAAPIAKFAAPIAHAPIAYAAPAAPIAYAAQLAKVAAPAAFSYAAPAAYLH